In Melopsittacus undulatus isolate bMelUnd1 chromosome 20, bMelUnd1.mat.Z, whole genome shotgun sequence, a genomic segment contains:
- the LOC117437268 gene encoding uncharacterized protein → MAGAGTTLACCLLLVGARGLCCAMELLKGMKGQSLSFPALQLLSHDIVRVTWRTKGTHIAEAKPMVNVFIADFLPVFRGRLLIHPNNLSLEINPLQPSDSGSYEVVVDTSSDPTNPRTFRYSLMVLDGSPVPDPGAGVTKGSIRNTVDPHGASVPSTGVTKGPIRNTVDPHGALVPSTGVTKGPIRNTVDPHGASEPGAGDTGTEDTGGRHPPRSCGAQDHYCLVKGYLMAGVLVPLVLLVAAVHIMTRDKGTRAGNGVSVGFEPLSIPAPQDPSPWRHRAWIPGSGSSIPSASIAPSRAR, encoded by the exons ATGGCTGGAGCTGGGACCACACttgcctgctgcctgctgctggtgggagcCAGGG ggctctgctgtgccatggagctgctgaaggggatgAAGGGGCAGTCCTtgtccttcccagccctgcagctcctaTCCCATGACATCGTGCGGGTCACCTGGAGAACCAAAGGGACCCACATTGCTGAGGCCAAGCCCATGGTGAATGTGTTCATTGCTGATTTCCTGCCTGTGTTCCGGGGCCGGCTGCTCATCCATCCCAATAACCTCTCACTGGAGATCAACCCACTGCAGCCATCGGACAGTGGGAGCTACGAGGTGGTCGTGGACACCTCCTCTGACCCCACCAACCCAAGGACCTTCCGCTATTCCTTGATGGTTCTGG ATGGATCTCCAGTGCCGGATCCCGGGGCTGGTGTCACCAAAGGATCCATCAGGAACACAGTGGATCCCCATGGAGCATCGGTGCCCAGCACTGGTGTCACCAAAGGACCCATCAGGAACACAGTGGATCCCCATGGAGCATTGGTGCCCAGCACTGGTGTCACCAAAGGACCCATCAGGAACACAGTGGATCCCCATGGAGCATCAGAGCCTGGTGCTGGGGATACTGGGACGGAGGACACTGGTGGGAGGCATCCCCCAAGGTCCTGTGGGGCTCAGGACCACTACTGCCTGGTGAAGGGCTATCTCATGGCTGGGGTCCTTGTgccgctggtgctgctggtggctgctgtcCACATCATGACCAGGGACAAAGGCACCAGGGCAGGGAACGGGGTCTCAGTGGGGTTTGAgcccctcagcatccctgctccgCAGGACCCATCCCCATGGAGGCACCGAGCCTGGATTCCAGGCTCCGGGAGCAGCATCCCCTCTGCCTCCATTGCCCCATCCAGGGCCAGATGA